In Drosophila yakuba strain Tai18E2 chromosome 2R, Prin_Dyak_Tai18E2_2.1, whole genome shotgun sequence, a single genomic region encodes these proteins:
- the LOC6531731 gene encoding phosphatidylinositol 4-phosphate 5-kinase type-1 alpha isoform X4 has translation MASGDGDTINTIDMDSSSASQAKLAEPSNASTDHVGNSSPDLGNRANRASSKADKERKIGHRRVGEGGEITYKKIQTSQIMGSIQLGIQHTVGSLASKPKRDLLMMDFWEIESITFPPEGSSLTPAHHYSEFRYKIYAPIAFRYFRDLFGIQPDDFMMSMCTSPLRELSNPGASGSIFYLTTDDEFIIKTVQHKEGEFLQKLLPGYYMNLNQNPRTLLPKFFGLYCLQTSNAKNIRLVVMNNLLPSSVRMHLKYDLKGSTFKRKANKAERAKKSPTYKDLDFMEQHPNGIFLEAETYAALIKTIQRDCTVLESFKIMDYSLLLGVHNLDVALKEKQSEQRKPLRAPLAEDSDVDVDDPLDGDAATGISRNNAAYRSVNRQRLVAHSTAMESIQAESEPIDDEEDVPPGGIPARSEKGERLLLYIGIIDILQSYRLKKKLEHTFKSIIHDGETVSVCRPSFYAQRFQNFMAKTVFRKIPSLDLPEIKGNHRKFRTLVTSYIALKHSPSKRKSLSKAIQRSIDSDNEVASRPVHASHSHSSGKIHQPAKPPTTEPTPAGAAGGAERGANAPGPATTSGTSERAPPPVKQRTPAASNLKTRVPPPVPPRGSPRRKDAQDRTTPGTTPSCSSTPPPAFDDISEDSSNKNSTSSIGRRSHHHHHHHQQHHQQSQQHQQSYYLDRKMNIGPAYRGSYKEDIVSVSEVHLDTLLAVDTSSSSQYGSRGGLAWTPPASGEGSTPTWTEGTPSFTDSSSSGDLDNFSPINSSKIDRHKPTVEEAINSLSAGMIN, from the exons ATGGCCTCCGGCGATGGCGACACCATCAACACCATCGACATGGACAGCTCCTCGGCGTCGCAGGCGAAACTGGCCGAGCCCAGCAATG CCTCCACCGACCATGTGGGAAACTCATCGCCCGAC CTGGGCAACCGAGCAAACCGAGCGTCCAGCAAGGCGGACAAGGAGCGCAAGATTGGCCACAGACGCGTCGGCGAAGGCGGCGAGATTACGTACAAGAAGATCCAGACGTCGCAGATCATGGGCTCCATCCAACTGGGAATTCAGCACACT GTCGGCAGCCTAGCCTCGAAGCCCAAGCGTGATCTACTTATGATGGACTTCTGGGAAATCGAGAGCATCACCTTTCCACCAGAGGGTTCTAGCCTTACACCTGCCCACCACTACAGCGAGTTCAGATACAAGATCTACGCGCCCATAGCGTTTCGCTACTTTCGGGATCTGTTTGGCATCCAGCCAGATGATTTTATG ATGTCCATGTGCACGTCCCCGCTGCGGGAACTGTCCAATCCTGGTGCTTCCGGCTCTATATTCTACCTGACGACCGACGACGAGTTCATCATAAAGACGGTGCAACATAAGGAGGGTGAATTCTTACAGAAACTACTGCCTGG TTACTATATGAATCTAAATCAAAATCCGCGCACGTTATTGCCAAAGTTCTTCGGACTGTACTGCCTGCAGACGAgcaatgccaaaaatattcGCCTGGTGGTCATGAACAATCTGCTGCCCTCGTCCGTAAGGATGCACCTCAAGTACGACCTCAAGGGCTCCACGTTCAAGCGCAAGGCCAATAAGGCGGAGCGTGCCAAGAAGTCGCCCACGTACAAGGACCTCGACTTCATGGAGCAGCATCCCAACGGCATATTCCTGGAGGCCGAGACCTACGCCGCACTGATCAAGACCATTCAGCGCGACTGCACGGTACTGGAGTCCTTCAAGATCATGGACTACTCCCTGCTCCTCGGCGTCCACAATCTGGATGTGGCGCTGAAGGAGAAGCAGAGTGAGCAGAGAAAACCGCTCAGGGCTCCGCTGGCCGAGGACTCCGATGTGGATGTAGACGATCCGCTGGACGGGGATGCGGCCACGGGTATCAGCAGGAATAA TGCGGCATACAGGTCCGTGAACCGTCAGCGGCTGGTGGCCCACTCCACGGCCATGGAGAGCATTCAGGCGGAGAGTGAACCCAtcgacgacgaggaggatgTGCC ACCCGGTGGGATACCAGCTAGGAGTGAGAAGGGCGAGCGCCTGCTGCTCTACATCGGCATTATCGACATCCTGCAATCCTACAGGCTGAAAAAGAAGCTGGAGCACACATTCAAAAGCATCATACACGATGGG GAAACCGTATCGGTCTGCCGGCCCTCGTTCTATGCGCAAAGATTCCAAAACTTCATGGCCAAGACCGTGTTCCGCAAGATACCATCCC TGGATCTCCCAGAGATCAAGGGGAATCACAGAAAATTTCGTACCTTGGTGACCAGCTATATAG CGCTTAAGCATTCGCCTTCGAAGAGAAAAAGCCTTTCCAAGGCCATTCAGCGCTCCATTGACAGCGACAACGAGGTGGCCTCCAGGC CGGTTCACGCCTCGCACTCGCATAGTAGTGGCAAGATTCACCAGCCAGCCAAGCCGCCCACCACCGAGCCCACGCCAGCGGGAGCGGCAGGCGGAGCCGAAAGAGGAGCAAATGCCCCAGGTCCAGCAACCACCAGTGGCACCAGCGAACGGGCACCACCGCCCGTCAAGCAGCGTACGCCGGCGGCCAGTAATCTGAAGACGCGAGTGCCACCGCCAGTGCCGCCACGCGGCTCGCCACGGCGCAAGGATGCCCAGGATCGGACGACACCAG GCACAACGCCCTCATGCAGCTCGACTCCTCCCCCCGCCTTTGACGACATCTCCGAGGACAGCTCGAACAAGAACAGCACCTCGTCGATAGGGCGCCGgtctcatcatcatcaccaccaccatcagcagcaccaccagcagtcgcagcagcaccagcagtcCTACTATCTGGATCGCAAGATGAACATCGGACCCGCCTATCGAGGCTCCTACAAGGAGGACATTGTGAG CGTCTCGGAAGTACATCTGGATACATTGCTGGCGGTGGACACGTCGTCGAGCAGCCAGTACGGATCCCGCGGCGGATTGGCCTGGACCCCGCCCGCTTCAGGTGAGGGCTCCACTCCCACATGGACAGAGGGCACACCAAGTTTTACGGACTCCAGTTCGAGTGGTGATCTCG ACAACTTCTCGCCCATAAACTCATCTAAAATCGATCGTCACAAGCCGACGGTGGAAGAGGCTATCAACTCTCTGTCCGCGGGAATG
- the LOC6531731 gene encoding phosphatidylinositol 4-phosphate 5-kinase type-1 alpha isoform X7 — translation MASGDGDTINTIDMDSSSASQAKLAEPSNASTDHVGNSSPDLGNRANRASSKADKERKIGHRRVGEGGEITYKKIQTSQIMGSIQLGIQHTVGSLASKPKRDLLMMDFWEIESITFPPEGSSLTPAHHYSEFRYKIYAPIAFRYFRDLFGIQPDDFMMSMCTSPLRELSNPGASGSIFYLTTDDEFIIKTVQHKEGEFLQKLLPGYYMNLNQNPRTLLPKFFGLYCLQTSNAKNIRLVVMNNLLPSSVRMHLKYDLKGSTFKRKANKAERAKKSPTYKDLDFMEQHPNGIFLEAETYAALIKTIQRDCTVLESFKIMDYSLLLGVHNLDVALKEKQSEQRKPLRAPLAEDSDVDVDDPLDGDAATGISRNNAAYRSVNRQRLVAHSTAMESIQAESEPIDDEEDVPPGGIPARSEKGERLLLYIGIIDILQSYRLKKKLEHTFKSIIHDGETVSVCRPSFYAQRFQNFMAKTVFRKIPSLDLPEIKGNHRKFRTLVTSYIALKHSPSKRKSLSKAIQRSIDSDNEVASRPVHASHSHSSGKIHQPAKPPTTEPTPAGAAGGAERGANAPGPATTSGTSERAPPPVKQRTPAASNLKTRVPPPVPPRGSPRRKDAQDRTTPGTTPSCSSTPPPAFDDISEDSSNKNSTSSIGRRSHHHHHHHQQHHQQSQQHQQSYYLDRKMNIGPAYRGSYKEDIVSVSEVHLDTLLAVDTSSSSQYGSRGGLAWTPPASGEGSTPTWTEGTPSFTDSSSSGDLDQLT, via the exons ATGGCCTCCGGCGATGGCGACACCATCAACACCATCGACATGGACAGCTCCTCGGCGTCGCAGGCGAAACTGGCCGAGCCCAGCAATG CCTCCACCGACCATGTGGGAAACTCATCGCCCGAC CTGGGCAACCGAGCAAACCGAGCGTCCAGCAAGGCGGACAAGGAGCGCAAGATTGGCCACAGACGCGTCGGCGAAGGCGGCGAGATTACGTACAAGAAGATCCAGACGTCGCAGATCATGGGCTCCATCCAACTGGGAATTCAGCACACT GTCGGCAGCCTAGCCTCGAAGCCCAAGCGTGATCTACTTATGATGGACTTCTGGGAAATCGAGAGCATCACCTTTCCACCAGAGGGTTCTAGCCTTACACCTGCCCACCACTACAGCGAGTTCAGATACAAGATCTACGCGCCCATAGCGTTTCGCTACTTTCGGGATCTGTTTGGCATCCAGCCAGATGATTTTATG ATGTCCATGTGCACGTCCCCGCTGCGGGAACTGTCCAATCCTGGTGCTTCCGGCTCTATATTCTACCTGACGACCGACGACGAGTTCATCATAAAGACGGTGCAACATAAGGAGGGTGAATTCTTACAGAAACTACTGCCTGG TTACTATATGAATCTAAATCAAAATCCGCGCACGTTATTGCCAAAGTTCTTCGGACTGTACTGCCTGCAGACGAgcaatgccaaaaatattcGCCTGGTGGTCATGAACAATCTGCTGCCCTCGTCCGTAAGGATGCACCTCAAGTACGACCTCAAGGGCTCCACGTTCAAGCGCAAGGCCAATAAGGCGGAGCGTGCCAAGAAGTCGCCCACGTACAAGGACCTCGACTTCATGGAGCAGCATCCCAACGGCATATTCCTGGAGGCCGAGACCTACGCCGCACTGATCAAGACCATTCAGCGCGACTGCACGGTACTGGAGTCCTTCAAGATCATGGACTACTCCCTGCTCCTCGGCGTCCACAATCTGGATGTGGCGCTGAAGGAGAAGCAGAGTGAGCAGAGAAAACCGCTCAGGGCTCCGCTGGCCGAGGACTCCGATGTGGATGTAGACGATCCGCTGGACGGGGATGCGGCCACGGGTATCAGCAGGAATAA TGCGGCATACAGGTCCGTGAACCGTCAGCGGCTGGTGGCCCACTCCACGGCCATGGAGAGCATTCAGGCGGAGAGTGAACCCAtcgacgacgaggaggatgTGCC ACCCGGTGGGATACCAGCTAGGAGTGAGAAGGGCGAGCGCCTGCTGCTCTACATCGGCATTATCGACATCCTGCAATCCTACAGGCTGAAAAAGAAGCTGGAGCACACATTCAAAAGCATCATACACGATGGG GAAACCGTATCGGTCTGCCGGCCCTCGTTCTATGCGCAAAGATTCCAAAACTTCATGGCCAAGACCGTGTTCCGCAAGATACCATCCC TGGATCTCCCAGAGATCAAGGGGAATCACAGAAAATTTCGTACCTTGGTGACCAGCTATATAG CGCTTAAGCATTCGCCTTCGAAGAGAAAAAGCCTTTCCAAGGCCATTCAGCGCTCCATTGACAGCGACAACGAGGTGGCCTCCAGGC CGGTTCACGCCTCGCACTCGCATAGTAGTGGCAAGATTCACCAGCCAGCCAAGCCGCCCACCACCGAGCCCACGCCAGCGGGAGCGGCAGGCGGAGCCGAAAGAGGAGCAAATGCCCCAGGTCCAGCAACCACCAGTGGCACCAGCGAACGGGCACCACCGCCCGTCAAGCAGCGTACGCCGGCGGCCAGTAATCTGAAGACGCGAGTGCCACCGCCAGTGCCGCCACGCGGCTCGCCACGGCGCAAGGATGCCCAGGATCGGACGACACCAG GCACAACGCCCTCATGCAGCTCGACTCCTCCCCCCGCCTTTGACGACATCTCCGAGGACAGCTCGAACAAGAACAGCACCTCGTCGATAGGGCGCCGgtctcatcatcatcaccaccaccatcagcagcaccaccagcagtcgcagcagcaccagcagtcCTACTATCTGGATCGCAAGATGAACATCGGACCCGCCTATCGAGGCTCCTACAAGGAGGACATTGTGAG CGTCTCGGAAGTACATCTGGATACATTGCTGGCGGTGGACACGTCGTCGAGCAGCCAGTACGGATCCCGCGGCGGATTGGCCTGGACCCCGCCCGCTTCAGGTGAGGGCTCCACTCCCACATGGACAGAGGGCACACCAAGTTTTACGGACTCCAGTTCGAGTGGTGATCTCG
- the LOC6531731 gene encoding phosphatidylinositol 4-phosphate 5-kinase type-1 alpha isoform X2, protein MASGDGDTINTIDMDSSSASQAKLAEPSNASTDHVGNSSPDLGNRANRASSKADKERKIGHRRVGEGGEITYKKIQTSQIMGSIQLGIQHTVGSLASKPKRDLLMMDFWEIESITFPPEGSSLTPAHHYSEFRYKIYAPIAFRYFRDLFGIQPDDFMMSMCTSPLRELSNPGASGSIFYLTTDDEFIIKTVQHKEGEFLQKLLPGYYMNLNQNPRTLLPKFFGLYCLQTSNAKNIRLVVMNNLLPSSVRMHLKYDLKGSTFKRKANKAERAKKSPTYKDLDFMEQHPNGIFLEAETYAALIKTIQRDCTVLESFKIMDYSLLLGVHNLDVALKEKQSEQRKPLRAPLAEDSDVDVDDPLDGDAATGISRNNAAYRSVNRQRLVAHSTAMESIQAESEPIDDEEDVPPGGIPARSEKGERLLLYIGIIDILQSYRLKKKLEHTFKSIIHDGETVSVCRPSFYAQRFQNFMAKTVFRKIPSLDLPEIKGNHRKFRTLVTSYIALKHSPSKRKSLSKAIQRSIDSDNEVASRPVHASHSHSSGKIHQPAKPPTTEPTPAGAAGGAERGANAPGPATTSGTSERAPPPVKQRTPAASNLKTRVPPPVPPRGSPRRKDAQDRTTPGTTPSCSSTPPPAFDDISEDSSNKNSTSSIGRRSHHHHHHHQQHHQQSQQHQQSYYLDRKMNIGPAYRGSYKEDIVSVSEVHLDTLLAVDTSSSSQYGSRGGLAWTPPASGEGSTPTWTEGTPSFTDSSSSGDLDNFSPINSSKIDRHKPTVEEAINSLSAGMVNIRGDRL, encoded by the exons ATGGCCTCCGGCGATGGCGACACCATCAACACCATCGACATGGACAGCTCCTCGGCGTCGCAGGCGAAACTGGCCGAGCCCAGCAATG CCTCCACCGACCATGTGGGAAACTCATCGCCCGAC CTGGGCAACCGAGCAAACCGAGCGTCCAGCAAGGCGGACAAGGAGCGCAAGATTGGCCACAGACGCGTCGGCGAAGGCGGCGAGATTACGTACAAGAAGATCCAGACGTCGCAGATCATGGGCTCCATCCAACTGGGAATTCAGCACACT GTCGGCAGCCTAGCCTCGAAGCCCAAGCGTGATCTACTTATGATGGACTTCTGGGAAATCGAGAGCATCACCTTTCCACCAGAGGGTTCTAGCCTTACACCTGCCCACCACTACAGCGAGTTCAGATACAAGATCTACGCGCCCATAGCGTTTCGCTACTTTCGGGATCTGTTTGGCATCCAGCCAGATGATTTTATG ATGTCCATGTGCACGTCCCCGCTGCGGGAACTGTCCAATCCTGGTGCTTCCGGCTCTATATTCTACCTGACGACCGACGACGAGTTCATCATAAAGACGGTGCAACATAAGGAGGGTGAATTCTTACAGAAACTACTGCCTGG TTACTATATGAATCTAAATCAAAATCCGCGCACGTTATTGCCAAAGTTCTTCGGACTGTACTGCCTGCAGACGAgcaatgccaaaaatattcGCCTGGTGGTCATGAACAATCTGCTGCCCTCGTCCGTAAGGATGCACCTCAAGTACGACCTCAAGGGCTCCACGTTCAAGCGCAAGGCCAATAAGGCGGAGCGTGCCAAGAAGTCGCCCACGTACAAGGACCTCGACTTCATGGAGCAGCATCCCAACGGCATATTCCTGGAGGCCGAGACCTACGCCGCACTGATCAAGACCATTCAGCGCGACTGCACGGTACTGGAGTCCTTCAAGATCATGGACTACTCCCTGCTCCTCGGCGTCCACAATCTGGATGTGGCGCTGAAGGAGAAGCAGAGTGAGCAGAGAAAACCGCTCAGGGCTCCGCTGGCCGAGGACTCCGATGTGGATGTAGACGATCCGCTGGACGGGGATGCGGCCACGGGTATCAGCAGGAATAA TGCGGCATACAGGTCCGTGAACCGTCAGCGGCTGGTGGCCCACTCCACGGCCATGGAGAGCATTCAGGCGGAGAGTGAACCCAtcgacgacgaggaggatgTGCC ACCCGGTGGGATACCAGCTAGGAGTGAGAAGGGCGAGCGCCTGCTGCTCTACATCGGCATTATCGACATCCTGCAATCCTACAGGCTGAAAAAGAAGCTGGAGCACACATTCAAAAGCATCATACACGATGGG GAAACCGTATCGGTCTGCCGGCCCTCGTTCTATGCGCAAAGATTCCAAAACTTCATGGCCAAGACCGTGTTCCGCAAGATACCATCCC TGGATCTCCCAGAGATCAAGGGGAATCACAGAAAATTTCGTACCTTGGTGACCAGCTATATAG CGCTTAAGCATTCGCCTTCGAAGAGAAAAAGCCTTTCCAAGGCCATTCAGCGCTCCATTGACAGCGACAACGAGGTGGCCTCCAGGC CGGTTCACGCCTCGCACTCGCATAGTAGTGGCAAGATTCACCAGCCAGCCAAGCCGCCCACCACCGAGCCCACGCCAGCGGGAGCGGCAGGCGGAGCCGAAAGAGGAGCAAATGCCCCAGGTCCAGCAACCACCAGTGGCACCAGCGAACGGGCACCACCGCCCGTCAAGCAGCGTACGCCGGCGGCCAGTAATCTGAAGACGCGAGTGCCACCGCCAGTGCCGCCACGCGGCTCGCCACGGCGCAAGGATGCCCAGGATCGGACGACACCAG GCACAACGCCCTCATGCAGCTCGACTCCTCCCCCCGCCTTTGACGACATCTCCGAGGACAGCTCGAACAAGAACAGCACCTCGTCGATAGGGCGCCGgtctcatcatcatcaccaccaccatcagcagcaccaccagcagtcgcagcagcaccagcagtcCTACTATCTGGATCGCAAGATGAACATCGGACCCGCCTATCGAGGCTCCTACAAGGAGGACATTGTGAG CGTCTCGGAAGTACATCTGGATACATTGCTGGCGGTGGACACGTCGTCGAGCAGCCAGTACGGATCCCGCGGCGGATTGGCCTGGACCCCGCCCGCTTCAGGTGAGGGCTCCACTCCCACATGGACAGAGGGCACACCAAGTTTTACGGACTCCAGTTCGAGTGGTGATCTCG ACAACTTCTCGCCCATAAACTCATCTAAAATCGATCGTCACAAGCCGACGGTGGAAGAGGCTATCAACTCTCTGTCCGCGGGAATGGTAAATATCAGAGGAGACCGACTCTAG